The genomic DNA CTCCTTCACGGAACAGGGGGTGTTGCTGTTTTTACCCTATACCAACTCCTAAAGCAGAGGAGTATACCTATTACCTGGTAAAGAGGCTGGCATATACTTAGGCCAGCCCGGCTTCACTTTCGTTGGAAGTACAAAGAGCTGTTTATGCTTCGTTATACTTCATAGAGCTGCCCTCATGAAGAAGTAGAGCCAGTAGTAGGTGGCCTGCTAACTTACTCCTACTCTCATGCTAGTAACTAAGTAGCCTGCTTGTTAGCTATACTTCACTTCCGTTTGAATCACCATTATACAGGTGTCGATTCTGTTGCCTTCAGAAGGGATCTAATTATAGTATACCTCAGAGCTGTTCCTCATACTTTTTTGTAGTGAACGACGACAGCATCACAGGCTAGTAAGTCTTACCTCAGGTATAAATTATCAGATAAGGTTATACTCCCTGCAAAAGCTTATAATAACCTACCTTTTATAAAACAGCAGCGCCCGTAAGCGAGATCTCACTTACGGGCGCTGCTATTAGGTTATATCTTCTTTCTAGGACTTCTTACCTGCAACAGAAATCTGCATGGAATCAAAGGTGAGATACTGTTGGGCCAGCCGCTGAAGCTCGGAAGGCGTTATCGTTTTTATACTTGTTACAAAGTTGTTGTAGTGCTCGTAGGGCAACTCATATAGTATAATGCGTTTGTAATGGTCGCATTGCTCAAAGATTGTAGCAATGTCGTTCAGGAACTTGCCCAGCATGTAATTCTTTACCGTCTCCAGCTCTTCTTCTGCAATCTCTTCCTGCTGCAGTAGTTGCAGCTCTTTCCTTATTTCCTCGAGCGTATTTTCTGTTACAGCATAATTCACATCCGTGCCGATATAAAAGAGTGTATCGTATTCTTTAGGAGAGATGGCTGAGAAAATGCCATACGTATATCCTTTGTCTTCCCGGATGTTGCGCATCAGGCGGGAGCCGAAGTAGCCCCCCAGTATTTCATTAAGCACCGTCAGGTTCAGGTAATCGGCAGCGTGGATGGATGGGAATCGTTTGGCAACCCGGATAGAGGATTGCAGGCTTTCGGGCATATCCACAAAGTGGCTGTTTTCTGTGGCCGTACTTATTACAGCAGGATCAAGTATAGCAGCTGTGCCGGACGCAAGCCGGAGCTTGCTGATCTCGGTGGTAAGCTTGTCTTGCGTCTGCCTGTCAATGCTGCCACAGGCAAACACTTCCAGGTTTTCGGTTATGTAATGGGTTTCGTAGAACTGCTTTAGCTCAGGTAATGTAAGCGTATCAAAGGCATCCGCTTCAAAGCCGAATACATAGGGGTGGTCCTTGCCATAAATGGCTTTGGTAACGCTGTTGGTGGCCAGGTAGCTGTTCTTCTGGCGCTGCAGCTTTATATTCTGAATAGAGCGCTGCTTGAGCAGGGCAAATTCCTCTTCCGGGAAAGACGGGTTTTGCAGCACATCCAGCACGAGCGGCAGCAGATGGTCCAGGTGCTTGGCCAGGCAGTACAGCGTAAATTCAGAACGGTCGTAGCCATGGTTGTTCTCGAAAGAGGCGCCATAGTAGGCCACAGTTTCGGCAATCTGTTTGGCGGTGCGGGTATGGGTGCCTTCCAGCAGCATTTTGGCTGCCAGGTCCGATACACCGCTGCGGGGCTCAAACCACTTACCGGCTTTAAAAACAAAATCCAGCCTGATCACAGGCTGGGTTTCGCTTTTTATAACATGCAGTCTTGCTTTGTTTTCCAGGTTTGTGACCTCGGCTACTTGCAGCGTAACAGCATCTATATCGTATGTTTCAGGAGCTTTTGTTCTATCAAGCATTCTTATTGGTTCGGGTTTATACTTACTCTAAGTTAAGCGCCAGGGTAAAGCGCATGGTGTCGGCCAGCGGATTGCCCTGGTCGTTGGGGATCAGGTAAGCGGCATCCAGCGCAAACTTCTGGTACCGCAGGCCCAGGCCTAATGATAAGTACTGGCGGCCGCCTTTGCTGGGGTTCTCATAAAAATAACCGGCGCGGGCTGCAAACAGGTGGTTGTACCAGTACTCAAGGCCACCTGAAAGATTCACTTCCTGCATCTCCTCGCTAAAACCGCCTTCTGCATCGCCGAACGAAGAGAAGATGCCACTCACCACACTCTGGTCCGAATCGGCACCAGGCGATGGCACAAGCAGCTTATTGGCATCCAGTGCAAAGGTCAGCGTGTTGTAGGCGTCCAGGTTATAGGTTACTGCCGTACCCAGCTTCAGGTTAGTGGGCAGAAAGTCTTTCTCATCCTGGGTAGTATAGGCGATTTTTCCGCCAATGTTAGAGATGTTACCGCCCAATGCCAGGTTCACTTTTTGGCCCAGGTCTTTGTTGTAATAAATGCCGATGTCTACGGCTGCGGTGTTGCCGGGCTTGGACTCGAAGGTAGTGGAGCCGCCGCCAACATTCACGCTACCTGCCAGGTTAGAATGAATAAAGCGGGCACCAATACCCAAACTCAGGTTCTCGCTCAGGGCCTGGCCATAAGCCACCGAAACGGCATACTCTTTGGGGCTGTAATCCTGAATGGGGTTGCGATTTTCGTCAATGAACTGGATATCGCCCAGATCAAAGTATAAAAGTGAAAGCGAAATAGCCGAAGTTTCGTTTAGTTTTTTGTAACCAGACAGGTAGCTGAGCGACATATCATCCACGATATTGCGGAGCCAGGGAGAGTAGGAAAGGCTCACGCTCATATCCTGATCTACAAAGCCCAGTTTGGCAGGGTTCCAGTGCGGGGAGTTGGCATCCGGGCTAAGGGCTACGCCGGCATCACCGAGAGCAGCAGAGCGGGCGTCGGGAGCTACCGTAAGTATAGGAACAGCTGTGGTGACAGCCTTTACATCGTTGTCCTGGCCAACTGTAGATTGTCCGAAAGCCAAGGGTGCCGAAGTCAAGGCCAGTAAAAATGTAGCTGCCTTTAAAAGTGTACTTCTTTTATACATAGAATGGATGTTGATAGCTAAATCAAATATAAAAAGAATATAGAACTAATTTAATTTAATAGTACAAGTTTCTCAAATACGGAAGCCCGGGAGCCATCCTGCTGCGAGCGTACATTTACCTTATATATGTAAACGCCGCGTGCCAGCAAATCATTATACTCATCCCGGCCATCCCAGGTTAATTCGGCAATATGCGCCTTGCTGGCCAGGGTAGTTGTCTGCAGTGTCTTCACTAATTTGCCTGACACAGTAAAGATCTGGACCTGAATATCCAGCGTTTCACCGGCTCTGTTATGATCAAAATGGAACGTTGTTTTAGTGGAGAACGGGTTTGGATGATTCAGCACATGTTCTAACGCAAGTTCTGTGTCATTTGATACAATAAACTCTATGTATTCTTCGGCAGCATTGTTCGATGTATCCCAGGCCTTGAGCCGGAGCGTGTGGGGGCCGGGCGGAAGATCCTGTAAAGTATAGCGCACCTGCCCCTGCTGGTAACTATCGGCTTCGGAAGTATAAAAGTCATTGAGTACGATAAGCGCTTCTTTATTGTTATCCAGCACCGCCGTGATCTCGTGGCCAATACCGATACCGGCCGTATTGAGGCCATTGGCATCGTAGAGTTTTGCCAGTAAAACAGGACTTTTGCCGGTGCTTCCGCCGGATACGAATGATTCATCATCCAGAAATAACCTGATAGTCGGCGGCGTGTTGTCGGCCACCGTGCCTTTGGCGGCGCCTCCGATCACGATCTGCTGGTTTGCGCCCATGGCATCCTGGCTGCCGTTGCTGGCATAAAGCGTGATCTTGCCCGGCCCGTAAGTATAGGCAATGTCTTTGGGCACCACAAAAGCTGCTTCGAACAAACCCTGGCGCACGGTGGCTTTGCCGTCGTAGAGCACATGCTCAAACACCTTTACCGGCACCGGGGCGCTTTCGTTGCCCAGCGTGTTGCGCAGCAAGGGCTTTTCATACACTGTCAGGCGCAGCTCACCATTAAAGCCGGTTGCTACAACGCCGGCACTGCTGGTGATTTGACCACCCAGGGTTACTTTTCCAAGGGCGCCTAACGTGTCGGCACCGGCCTGTTTGCCGTTGATGCGGGTGATCTGCGCCTGCAGGTCCGGGTAAGCCAGTTGCAGCGAGGGGTCGCTGAGCAGCGTGAAGTTGCGGTTGTTTACGCCCCGTGAGCCACTTTGCTCGTCGGAGATGCTGTTGTTCTTGGTACGCAATACCAGATCGCCCAGGCGCGGCAATTGCCCATTGACAGGCGTAAAAGCAGCCCGGAAGAAGTTACGGTTCAGCACGCGGTTGTCGGTCGCGTAAACGGGGCGCGTAGTAGTGATCAGGCCCACCGCGCCGCCCTGGGGCTGCAGCACGGCCAGCTCGGCTCCTGAAATGCGGCCCGGGTCGTCGTAGCGGCCAAACTCGCAGGTGGCCGTCAGTAGAAAGGTCAGGTTATCTTTGTTGTGCCACTCCTGCACCTGAGGTAGGGTAAGGACCTGCTCAGCTGCCCAGCTTACCTCGTTGCCATGGCCGGTATAGTTGGTGATCAGCGAGCCTTGCGCGATGGCCTCATTCAGAGCCGCTGCCGCTGCCGGCGATCGTTGCCCGTTGGCAACCGCTTCCTGCGGAAAAAGGTCGAGGTATACTTTGTTGGGCGTATAGTTGGGGAAGGTGGCCTCCACGTAATTTGCCAGGAACTCGGCATCTTCCAGGTGCTCGTTGCTGTCGCCGTCATCGGCTACAAACGTGATCCGGCTGCGCCATTTGCCAAAGTGCGCGGGGCTTTCATAGGCCATAATCTTGTCTACCAGCGTGGCGGCCTCCTGCTCCGTTTTAGCCGGCAGCCGGCCAATGCCCACATCCAGCAAATGATCGCCGGTTATTGTTTCTGCCCATTCGCCTTCGTCCTCATCCAGAAAGCCATAATAATCTTCGGAAGAATAGCTTGTAATGGGATGCAGCGATTCCCGCGATTCATACACAGGCACCTGCAGGTTATTTTTACCAAGATGATTCTTATAATCGTAGGAGGCATCGCCGAAAAGCAGCAGGTATAATGCATCAGCGCCGCTCTTACGGCTGCGGCTGTACACCATCCGCATAAAATCCCGGATAGCCGTGACATCCTGCGCGCCCGACGAGAACTCATTAAACACCTGGCGGGTGGTAACAACCTGCACCTGCAAGTTGCTGTGCTGGCTGCGGTAAGCGGCCAGGCGGGTAGCCTGTGGCAGCAAGGCCGGGTGTGTGACGATCACCAGGTCAGTGGCGCCGTCCAGGTTCACGGCATGCAGGTTTTGGTTGCCTATTTTGCCGACGGGAGTTGGGGCAAGGCCAGCGGCATTCTCAAAGACTACAAACTCCCGCAGCACATCAGTTGGCGCACTAAAGCGGAGCGGCGTCGCTGCCATGGTTTGCTGTTGCAGGGGCTGCACCGGATCCGTCACATCCCACACCAGGGCGGTGGCCAGGGCGTTGGCAATTTCGAAGGTGCTGGCCGGGGCTGCCATACTTGCTACAGACCGGAAATTGGTTTGCGGGCCATACAGCTGTAGCTGGCGCGTATAGGTCAGCGCCAGGTAATTGAGGTAGCCCAAAGAAGTAGAGCTGCCCCCGGGGTTAAACTGCAGGGTCGCCTTTAGCTCGGTGGGGTTGCCCAGCGCCTGCTGCCCAATCTTGTAATCCCGAACGCTGTTGACGCCCTCCGGGTGATAGTTGTAGGTGCCCCGGTTAGTTATACTTTGCGATCCGAGCGATTGCCCATTGAGCTGCAGGGTAAAGGAGCAGTCGGCCGGCGAGTTGGCCATCACAAAAGCCCGCAGCTTAATTTCCGAGCCCGGCACCAGGCCTGATACGGGAAAGCTGACATCGCGCGAAGGTGTAAACGAACTAAACTCCTCGCCATACCATTCGCGGCCGGAGTATACCATGTTTTTCAGGTCCTGCTCATGAAACAGGTGTTCGTCGTAACTGCGGATGGTTTGCTGCGCCCCTGTTGCCTGCCCACGCGAAGCAATGCGCCTGCCCGAAGTATAGCCTACCCGCAGAAAGTAATATGCCGTGTCGGTGTATACATTGTAGTGGTGGGTAAATTGGTGCGCTTCCGCATCGTAAGCCCAGGTATGCGGCCCCTGCGCATAAAACTGGATGTAGTCGCCGTCATCAAACCGGCCGTCTGCTTCGCCGCTCACGCGGATAGCGTTTTCCAGCAGGTCGTCGGAACGCGGGGCGGCGTTGGGCTGGGGCAGCATGCCGCCGCCATTGCCATACACCTGCAGCGTCCGCGGGTCAATGCTTTGCGGGTTGATGCCCAGCGCCTGCAGCATGCTTTTATCGATCTTATAGATGCCCGAAGCGGTTACAGCCAGCTTGTACCACTCGCCGGTACTGAGCACCGAAGTGGAAGTATAGCTGCCTTGGGCGCGCGCTGTGGCTTGTGTGGCGTTTGGGGCTTCGGAAGTATAGGTATAACTGAACCGGACCAGTTTTTCGAGCTGCCGGGTCTGGGGGTTACGCCGGATCGGCAGGAGGGTGACCAGGCTGGCGGGCACTTTGTTTTCAGTGGCGTTTACGATGCTGACGGCTGGCGTGGCGCCAAAGGTAGTGCCGGTAAAAAGCTGCTGCTCCTGCGCTGTGAACGGGGCATAGGTTTCCTCTGTCAGGCGGAAGCTGCGCAGGTGCGAGCCCGAAATGCGGAGGCGGTAATAAGGCAGGCGCTGGCTATAATCGATGATGGCACCGGTAAAAGCCGGTATTTGGCCGGGGTTGCCCTGGCCGGGCGGCACTTGCTCCTGCTGCTGCCAGGCCAGCGCGATGGCCGGCAGTGGCGCTGACTGGGCCCGGACGCCGGTGCTGCCGGCGCCAAACCACAGGAACGCGCAAACGACGAGCAATCGGGAGGGCCTCATCATATCAGAAAGCTATAAAAAGGAGGAAGATGCCCGCCAGGCCGGCAGGCATCTTCTTATACTATAGATACGGCTGCTTACGCCGGCACGCGGCTTGCTTATTGTTGCGAAAGCTCGAAAGTATAGGACTCCATGATCAGGTTGGCCAACAGTTTGTTGCAGGCTTTGTCTACCTTCTCGCGGGCGATCTCTTCTGATTCGGCTTCCAGTTGCAGGGTAATATGTTTTCCGATGCGTACGTCGCCCACCTGGTCCAGGCCCAGGTGCTCCAGGCCCAGCAGCACGGCTTTGCCTTGGGGGTCTAACAACTCCGGACGGGGCATTACATTTATTTCGGCAGTAAATTTCATGATGCGTGTGAGGTTTTTTGAATAATGGACAAAAGGATATATAACACGATGATCAGCGGTATGGCTGCGAAGTTAAGCAGTGCCAGTAAGATAACCGAAATCCCCAGGAAAATAAACCGCGTGGCGTTGTCCTGCCAGCGCAGGTTTTTAAACTTGAGGGCAAACAACGGCAGCTCGGCTACCAGCAGAAACGAGAGCAGCACGGTGAGCGGCACCAGCACCAGCGGGTTAAGGATGATCTCGTAGTGGATCAACTCGCCGTTGGCCAGGATTAGGGGCAGCGAGGCCACAAACATGGTACAGGCCGGTGTGGGCAACCCGATAAACGAAGTCGTCTGGCGGGTGTCGATGTTGAATTTGGCCAGCCGCAACGCCGAGAAGATCGTGATCAGAAATCCGAAGAAGGGTATAATACTGGCCGGCACGCCCAAGAAAGGTTGCCCGGCTTTGGAGAGCAACATAAAGACCATCACGCCCGGCACCACGCCAAACGAGACCATGTCGGCCAGCGAATCGAGTTGCTTGCCGATTTCGGAATACGCCTGCAGCACCCGAGCTAACATGCCATCCAGAAAATCGAGCACAGCCGCAATGCCCACCAGGTAGGCACTATAAACCAGCTGATCCTGGAAAGCAAAGTATAGCGCCAGGCAGCCTGAAAACAGGTTGAGGCAGGTAATGGCATTGGGCAGGTGTTTTTTCATGCAGGGCAGGCAGCGTGCGTTACTGTAAAAAAGGGTTATGTTGTTTTTCGTAGCCGATGGTGGTTTCAGGGCCATGACCCGGGTATACGGTTACTTCGTCGGGCAGCGTGAAGAGCCTGGTTCGTATACTTTGCAGCAGCGTTTGGTGGTCGCCTCCCGGCAGGTCGGTGCGGCCGATGCTCTGCCGGAACAGCACATCGCCGCCAATCACTACTTTGTCGGCTTCGTTGTAAAAGACCACATGGCCCGGGGCGTGGCCCGGTGCAAAAATAACCTGCAGCTCCGTTCGCCCGAATTTGATGACATCCCCATCCTTCAGGTAACGCTCCGGCAATTGCTCGGCATACTGCGGAAAGCCGTAGGCGGGTGCGTAAGTTGGCACGGCGCGCAGCACCTGCTCATCGGCGGCGTGTATCTCCAGGCCCACATTGTAGGTACTGGCTACAAACTGGTTGCCCAGCACATGGTCGATGTGGCAGTGGGTGTTCAGCAGGCGCACCACCTTCAGGTTATGGTCGGCAATGTACTTTTTTAGCTGCTGGCGTTCTTCCGGTGCATAGCAGCCGGGGTCAATCACCACGCACTCGCTGGTGTCGTCGTGCAGCAGGTAAGTGTTTTCCTGAAAAGGGTTAAACGTAAAGCTGGTAACTTCCATGGTAGTATACTTTTGGGTAAGCGGACCCATAAAACCGGGTTCCAAGTTACAAATTCTACGGGTACAACGCGTAACTTGCCCCTATGAAATACGATTTTATAGTAGTAGGCCATGGATTGGCAGGTGCTATACTTGCCCATACCCTGCGCCGGCAGGGCCGCAGTGTGCTGGTAATTGATAAACCTAAACCGGATTCGGCTTCTAATGTAGCGGCGGGTCTGGTGAACCCGGTGGCCGGCAAACGCTTTGCCAAATCGTGGCGCGTGGATGAGTTCCTGCCCGCGGCCGACACGTTTTACAAGGCACTGGAGGCCCACTTTGGCCAGGAGCTATACATCCACAAGCCCATTTACAAGATCTTTTCCTCGATAGAAGAGCAAAATACCTGGATGGCCAAAAGCGCAGGCTCCAACTGGAGCGAATACATCCTGGGCACCTATACCCAAAGCCTGGCGCAGCCTACGATACAGGACCCCTACGGCGGCATTATGATCGGACGGGGCGGTTACCTGCTGGTGTCAGAAATGTTGCAGCTGCTGGCTGCTGAGCTGCTGGCGGCGGGCCTGTTGCTGCCCGAGCGGTTCGATATGGCGCAACTGCAGCTTACGGACGAGGGCGTGCAGTATAAAAACATAACGGCCAGCCAGCTTGTTTTCTGCGAGGGATACCAGGTGGTGCACAACCCCTACTTTGCGTGGCTGCCGCTGCAGCCTACCAAAGGCGAGGTGCTGGAAGTGCAAACGCAGAATTTTAACCCCGAATGCATCTATAACAAAGCCGTTTACGTTGTTCCGGTAGGAGCAGGCCTGTTCCGGATCGGGGCTACCTACAACTGGCGTACGCCGGACGAACAGCCGACCCGCGAAGGAGAGCAGGAACTGACCGAACGCTTCAGCCAGATCACTTCACAAAGCTACACGGTGGCCAGCCACAAGGCAGGTATCCGGCCGGCCGTGCGCGACAGGCGCCCGCTGGCAGGGCGGCACCCCAGGTATGCGCAGCTAAGTGTGTTTAACGGTATGGGATCCAAAGGCGTGCTCATGGCCCCCTACCTGGCAGAACACGTTGCCACGGCGCTTACCAGCGGGGCGGATGTGATGCCGGAAGTAAATATTTCAAGATATTTTTCGTTATATTACGACTACATAAATCACCAGAATCTTCAACCCTAAGCGCATGCGTCTTTCTTTAAGGTTACTGTTGCTGTTCGCGTTTTGCACCCTGGCGGGCACAGCCCTTCAGGCGCAGCCTGGCCGCGATACGTTTGGCAAGAGCCGCATCCAGTATAAGAACTTCGACTGGAAGCTGTATAGCACTCAGAATTTCAACATATACTTCTCGCAGGGCGGGCAGGACATTGCACAGAATGCCGCCGCCTACGCCGAACGGGAGCTCAAGCGCGTTACCAGCCTCATCGGGTATTATCCTTATTCCAAGGTCACCCTCATCCTCTATAACTCCCCCACAGACCTGAAGCAAAGCAACATCGGCATCGACAACGACCAGTTTGAGACCGGGGGCGAGACCTTG from Pontibacter liquoris includes the following:
- a CDS encoding M16 family metallopeptidase encodes the protein MLDRTKAPETYDIDAVTLQVAEVTNLENKARLHVIKSETQPVIRLDFVFKAGKWFEPRSGVSDLAAKMLLEGTHTRTAKQIAETVAYYGASFENNHGYDRSEFTLYCLAKHLDHLLPLVLDVLQNPSFPEEEFALLKQRSIQNIKLQRQKNSYLATNSVTKAIYGKDHPYVFGFEADAFDTLTLPELKQFYETHYITENLEVFACGSIDRQTQDKLTTEISKLRLASGTAAILDPAVISTATENSHFVDMPESLQSSIRVAKRFPSIHAADYLNLTVLNEILGGYFGSRLMRNIREDKGYTYGIFSAISPKEYDTLFYIGTDVNYAVTENTLEEIRKELQLLQQEEIAEEELETVKNYMLGKFLNDIATIFEQCDHYKRIILYELPYEHYNNFVTSIKTITPSELQRLAQQYLTFDSMQISVAGKKS
- the porU gene encoding type IX secretion system sortase PorU, with translation MMRPSRLLVVCAFLWFGAGSTGVRAQSAPLPAIALAWQQQEQVPPGQGNPGQIPAFTGAIIDYSQRLPYYRLRISGSHLRSFRLTEETYAPFTAQEQQLFTGTTFGATPAVSIVNATENKVPASLVTLLPIRRNPQTRQLEKLVRFSYTYTSEAPNATQATARAQGSYTSTSVLSTGEWYKLAVTASGIYKIDKSMLQALGINPQSIDPRTLQVYGNGGGMLPQPNAAPRSDDLLENAIRVSGEADGRFDDGDYIQFYAQGPHTWAYDAEAHQFTHHYNVYTDTAYYFLRVGYTSGRRIASRGQATGAQQTIRSYDEHLFHEQDLKNMVYSGREWYGEEFSSFTPSRDVSFPVSGLVPGSEIKLRAFVMANSPADCSFTLQLNGQSLGSQSITNRGTYNYHPEGVNSVRDYKIGQQALGNPTELKATLQFNPGGSSTSLGYLNYLALTYTRQLQLYGPQTNFRSVASMAAPASTFEIANALATALVWDVTDPVQPLQQQTMAATPLRFSAPTDVLREFVVFENAAGLAPTPVGKIGNQNLHAVNLDGATDLVIVTHPALLPQATRLAAYRSQHSNLQVQVVTTRQVFNEFSSGAQDVTAIRDFMRMVYSRSRKSGADALYLLLFGDASYDYKNHLGKNNLQVPVYESRESLHPITSYSSEDYYGFLDEDEGEWAETITGDHLLDVGIGRLPAKTEQEAATLVDKIMAYESPAHFGKWRSRITFVADDGDSNEHLEDAEFLANYVEATFPNYTPNKVYLDLFPQEAVANGQRSPAAAAALNEAIAQGSLITNYTGHGNEVSWAAEQVLTLPQVQEWHNKDNLTFLLTATCEFGRYDDPGRISGAELAVLQPQGGAVGLITTTRPVYATDNRVLNRNFFRAAFTPVNGQLPRLGDLVLRTKNNSISDEQSGSRGVNNRNFTLLSDPSLQLAYPDLQAQITRINGKQAGADTLGALGKVTLGGQITSSAGVVATGFNGELRLTVYEKPLLRNTLGNESAPVPVKVFEHVLYDGKATVRQGLFEAAFVVPKDIAYTYGPGKITLYASNGSQDAMGANQQIVIGGAAKGTVADNTPPTIRLFLDDESFVSGGSTGKSPVLLAKLYDANGLNTAGIGIGHEITAVLDNNKEALIVLNDFYTSEADSYQQGQVRYTLQDLPPGPHTLRLKAWDTSNNAAEEYIEFIVSNDTELALEHVLNHPNPFSTKTTFHFDHNRAGETLDIQVQIFTVSGKLVKTLQTTTLASKAHIAELTWDGRDEYNDLLARGVYIYKVNVRSQQDGSRASVFEKLVLLN
- the purS gene encoding phosphoribosylformylglycinamidine synthase subunit PurS, with protein sequence MKFTAEINVMPRPELLDPQGKAVLLGLEHLGLDQVGDVRIGKHITLQLEAESEEIAREKVDKACNKLLANLIMESYTFELSQQ
- a CDS encoding NAD(P)/FAD-dependent oxidoreductase produces the protein MKYDFIVVGHGLAGAILAHTLRRQGRSVLVIDKPKPDSASNVAAGLVNPVAGKRFAKSWRVDEFLPAADTFYKALEAHFGQELYIHKPIYKIFSSIEEQNTWMAKSAGSNWSEYILGTYTQSLAQPTIQDPYGGIMIGRGGYLLVSEMLQLLAAELLAAGLLLPERFDMAQLQLTDEGVQYKNITASQLVFCEGYQVVHNPYFAWLPLQPTKGEVLEVQTQNFNPECIYNKAVYVVPVGAGLFRIGATYNWRTPDEQPTREGEQELTERFSQITSQSYTVASHKAGIRPAVRDRRPLAGRHPRYAQLSVFNGMGSKGVLMAPYLAEHVATALTSGADVMPEVNISRYFSLYYDYINHQNLQP
- a CDS encoding CDP-alcohol phosphatidyltransferase family protein encodes the protein MKKHLPNAITCLNLFSGCLALYFAFQDQLVYSAYLVGIAAVLDFLDGMLARVLQAYSEIGKQLDSLADMVSFGVVPGVMVFMLLSKAGQPFLGVPASIIPFFGFLITIFSALRLAKFNIDTRQTTSFIGLPTPACTMFVASLPLILANGELIHYEIILNPLVLVPLTVLLSFLLVAELPLFALKFKNLRWQDNATRFIFLGISVILLALLNFAAIPLIIVLYILLSIIQKTSHAS
- the porV gene encoding type IX secretion system outer membrane channel protein PorV, whose protein sequence is MAFGQSTVGQDNDVKAVTTAVPILTVAPDARSAALGDAGVALSPDANSPHWNPAKLGFVDQDMSVSLSYSPWLRNIVDDMSLSYLSGYKKLNETSAISLSLLYFDLGDIQFIDENRNPIQDYSPKEYAVSVAYGQALSENLSLGIGARFIHSNLAGSVNVGGGSTTFESKPGNTAAVDIGIYYNKDLGQKVNLALGGNISNIGGKIAYTTQDEKDFLPTNLKLGTAVTYNLDAYNTLTFALDANKLLVPSPGADSDQSVVSGIFSSFGDAEGGFSEEMQEVNLSGGLEYWYNHLFAARAGYFYENPSKGGRQYLSLGLGLRYQKFALDAAYLIPNDQGNPLADTMRFTLALNLE
- a CDS encoding MBL fold metallo-hydrolase; this translates as MEVTSFTFNPFQENTYLLHDDTSECVVIDPGCYAPEERQQLKKYIADHNLKVVRLLNTHCHIDHVLGNQFVASTYNVGLEIHAADEQVLRAVPTYAPAYGFPQYAEQLPERYLKDGDVIKFGRTELQVIFAPGHAPGHVVFYNEADKVVIGGDVLFRQSIGRTDLPGGDHQTLLQSIRTRLFTLPDEVTVYPGHGPETTIGYEKQHNPFLQ